A window of Streptomyces gilvosporeus contains these coding sequences:
- the trxA gene encoding thioredoxin yields MPQTYSTDVPIVTDATFDEEVLRSELPVLVDFTAGWCPPCRMIKPVLAEMAREEAGRLKIVQIDVDSNPLTQRAYGVLSMPTLMVFRKGEPVKSLVGARPKRRLQQDLADVM; encoded by the coding sequence ATGCCGCAGACATACAGCACCGATGTGCCGATCGTTACGGACGCGACATTCGACGAGGAGGTCCTGCGGTCCGAACTGCCCGTGCTGGTCGACTTCACCGCCGGCTGGTGCCCGCCGTGCCGGATGATCAAGCCGGTGCTGGCGGAGATGGCCAGGGAGGAGGCGGGTCGACTCAAGATCGTTCAGATTGACGTGGACAGCAATCCTCTGACCCAGCGTGCCTACGGCGTGCTGTCGATGCCGACGCTGATGGTCTTTCGCAAGGGCGAGCCGGTGAAGTCGCTGGTGGGTGCGCGCCCGAAGCGGCGATTGCAGCAAGATCTTGCCGACGTGATGTGA